In the Flavobacterium pallidum genome, one interval contains:
- a CDS encoding PorP/SprF family type IX secretion system membrane protein → MKKIQLAALLFLLALIDASAQQDPHYTQYMYNMNVMNPAYAGSKENLSFGLLYRKQWVNVDGAPSTFSFSGSTPVGKNVGVGLSLISDEIGPVKEQNAYGDFSYTLNLGGEHRLALGLKAGATFQRIGLNSEIAPSLPDLDDDAFREDTNNVYLNVGAGFFYYTDRYYVAFSVPNMLKANHLDYNGIKYGTETQHYFLTGGYVFQINPDLKLKPFAMLKSAFNSPSSLDLSLNALFIEKFEIGATYRVDDSFGGMVNYAITPNLRIGYAYDHIISDLKTVTTSSHEIILLFDLNFPKKVSRSPRYF, encoded by the coding sequence ATGAAGAAAATACAATTAGCCGCCTTATTATTCCTGCTTGCCCTGATTGACGCAAGTGCGCAGCAGGATCCCCACTACACGCAGTATATGTATAACATGAACGTCATGAACCCTGCTTATGCGGGCTCGAAGGAGAACCTTTCCTTCGGACTTTTATACCGCAAGCAATGGGTCAATGTTGACGGCGCACCATCGACGTTTTCGTTTTCAGGATCTACGCCTGTGGGCAAGAATGTGGGCGTGGGCCTCTCGCTGATCTCCGATGAGATCGGTCCGGTGAAGGAGCAGAACGCCTATGGTGATTTTTCCTACACGCTGAACCTTGGCGGGGAACACCGCCTGGCCTTAGGTCTTAAGGCAGGGGCCACGTTCCAGAGGATCGGGCTCAACAGCGAGATCGCACCGAGCCTTCCGGACCTTGACGACGACGCTTTCCGCGAAGACACCAACAACGTCTACCTGAATGTCGGTGCCGGATTCTTTTACTACACAGACCGTTACTACGTAGCCTTTTCGGTCCCGAACATGCTTAAGGCGAACCACCTGGACTACAACGGGATCAAATACGGTACCGAGACGCAGCATTACTTCCTTACGGGAGGTTACGTATTCCAGATCAATCCTGATTTGAAGCTGAAGCCATTCGCGATGCTGAAATCGGCTTTCAACTCTCCGAGTTCGCTGGACTTATCGCTTAACGCATTGTTCATCGAGAAGTTCGAGATCGGTGCCACGTACCGTGTGGACGACAGCTTCGGAGGTATGGTGAACTATGCCATCACGCCGAACCTGAGGATTGGTTATGCCTATGACCACATCATTTCAGATCTGAAGACGGTGACGACCTCCTCACACGAGATCATCCTGCTTTTCGACTTGAATTTCCCGAAAAAGGTATCACGTTCACCAAGATATTTCTAA